One Mycolicibacterium sarraceniae genomic window carries:
- a CDS encoding TrmH family RNA methyltransferase, with amino-acid sequence MTDAGPTEWSTGAPGVGPWAGELPDDPRYDPELLRQGDTRNVVDAYRYWTREAIIADIDHRRHPLHIAIENFGNDANIGAVVRTANAFAVDTVHIVGRRRWNRRGAMVTDRYQRLAHHDSTDELLAFAADAGLTVLAVDNIDGAVRVETTTLPRDCLMVFGQEGPGISEAARTGAAMTVSIAQFGSTRSVNAAVAAGIAMHAWIRQWADLSQAW; translated from the coding sequence GTGACTGACGCCGGCCCCACCGAGTGGAGCACCGGCGCCCCCGGCGTCGGGCCCTGGGCCGGTGAGCTGCCCGATGACCCACGCTATGACCCAGAGCTGTTGCGCCAGGGCGATACTCGCAACGTCGTCGACGCGTATCGGTACTGGACGCGGGAGGCGATCATCGCCGATATCGATCATCGTCGGCACCCGCTGCACATCGCGATCGAGAACTTTGGCAACGATGCCAACATCGGCGCGGTGGTCCGCACGGCCAACGCCTTCGCCGTCGATACCGTGCACATCGTGGGCCGCCGGCGCTGGAACCGGCGCGGGGCCATGGTCACCGACCGCTACCAGCGGTTGGCTCACCATGACAGCACCGACGAGTTACTGGCCTTCGCCGCCGACGCCGGATTGACCGTCCTCGCCGTCGACAACATCGACGGCGCCGTGCGGGTAGAAACCACCACGCTGCCGCGCGACTGCCTGATGGTGTTCGGCCAGGAGGGGCCCGGCATTTCCGAAGCGGCTCGGACCGGAGCGGCGATGACGGTGTCGATCGCCCAATTCGGCTCGACCCGCAGCGTCAACGCGGCCGTCGCCGCCGGTATCGCGATGCACGCCTGGATCAGGCAATGGGCCGATCTCTCGCAGGCTTGGTAG
- a CDS encoding glycoside hydrolase family 76 protein — MDQLWANRAASAEAAITKRHLRAVWGLPGTQLGVVSWPPARGHRWFGTWHYWWQAHLLDCLVDAQLREPQPDRVGTIKRQIRGHRLRNNGRWTNSYYDDMAWLALALERAQRVAGVDRPRACKTLCEQFVTSWVPEDGGGIPWRKQDQFFNAPANGPAGIFLARYGDRLRRAQQMADWIDETLIDPETHLVFDGIKGGSLVRAQYTYCQGVVLGLETELAVRTHDDRHPARVRRLVTAIGEHMAPGGIVSGAGGGDGGLFAGITARYLALAATALPDDAGDSARAIVLASAEAAWENRQSVDGLPLFGNSWDSTAEIPTAGGGQAQFVEGAVNSSLTPERDLSVQLSGWMLMEAAHTVTA, encoded by the coding sequence ATGGATCAGCTGTGGGCCAACCGCGCTGCCAGTGCTGAGGCCGCGATAACGAAACGCCATCTGCGCGCAGTCTGGGGCTTGCCCGGAACGCAGCTCGGCGTGGTCAGCTGGCCGCCCGCCCGCGGTCACAGATGGTTCGGAACCTGGCACTACTGGTGGCAGGCGCACCTGCTGGATTGTCTTGTCGACGCGCAGCTACGCGAGCCCCAACCGGACCGGGTGGGCACGATCAAACGGCAGATTCGCGGCCACCGGCTGCGTAACAACGGCCGGTGGACGAACAGCTATTACGACGACATGGCCTGGCTGGCACTGGCCTTGGAGCGTGCCCAGCGGGTCGCCGGTGTCGATCGACCGCGCGCGTGCAAGACCCTCTGCGAACAGTTCGTCACGTCGTGGGTGCCCGAGGACGGCGGCGGAATCCCTTGGCGCAAACAGGATCAGTTCTTCAACGCGCCGGCCAACGGTCCGGCCGGAATATTCCTGGCCCGCTACGGCGATCGGTTGCGGCGGGCCCAGCAGATGGCCGACTGGATCGATGAAACGCTGATCGACCCCGAGACCCATCTGGTGTTCGACGGCATCAAGGGCGGATCGTTGGTGCGCGCGCAGTACACCTACTGCCAGGGGGTCGTGCTGGGGTTGGAGACCGAGTTGGCGGTGCGCACCCATGACGACCGGCACCCGGCCCGGGTGCGTCGGCTGGTCACGGCGATCGGCGAGCATATGGCGCCCGGCGGAATCGTGAGCGGGGCTGGCGGCGGCGACGGCGGACTGTTCGCCGGGATCACCGCCCGGTATCTGGCACTCGCGGCGACCGCGCTTCCCGATGATGCGGGGGATAGTGCCCGTGCGATCGTGCTGGCGTCGGCGGAGGCCGCGTGGGAAAACCGCCAAAGTGTGGACGGGCTGCCGCTGTTCGGGAACTCCTGGGACAGCACCGCCGAAATCCCGACCGCCGGTGGCGGGCAGGCGCAGTTCGTCGAGGGCGCGGTCAACTCGTCGCTGACCCCGGAGCGCGATCTCTCGGTGCAGCTGTCGGGTTGGATGTTGATGGAGGCTGCGCATACGGTGACAGCGTGA
- the nhaA gene encoding Na+/H+ antiporter NhaA, producing MRGSRLGRDPTAKRFGENAAAALLLIFTVVAIVWANSPWAHTYSEFWETHVGLSFGDYHGALTVKAIVNDALMAFFFFIVGLEVKAQFTIGELTERSRALVPVVAAVAGLTLPAVIFLLFNPSGDDTTAWGVVISTDTAFLIGALAIIAPQYPARLRTFLLTLAVVDDVGALAAIALFYSDHIRIVPLLIAVVLVAALIGVRYLPDAMRGVMYCILAVALWLALFNGGVHPTLAGVIVALVIPVFTPERQRVEAAVDVIRAFRQSPNSEYARAATRSLRDSISINERLVTGFGPYVSFGVLPLFALANAGVPLDSDTVLAAMRSPLTWGVVAGLLIGKLIGITGATWLVQRTGLGRLSPGLTLRRIAGGAALSGIGFTIALFIIDIAIDDPHAADMARVGVLAASVIAFTLGWAVFWLTDRFSPPLAVGYKLVRDIDPSRDHIRGPVDAPLTLVEYGDYECPFCSRATGGIDEVRAHFGDQLRYIWRHLPLERVHPRATDAARASEAAALQGKFFEMGTMMFEFQDYLEWQHIYRYADQVGCDITRFDEDLHSPRVLHRVDDDVQDAELMDLNATPTFFVNGIRHRGPWDSASLIRALEANRPGATP from the coding sequence GTGAGGGGCAGCCGGCTGGGGCGCGACCCGACAGCGAAGCGTTTCGGCGAGAACGCCGCTGCAGCACTACTGCTGATCTTCACCGTCGTGGCCATCGTGTGGGCGAATTCGCCCTGGGCACACACCTATTCCGAATTTTGGGAAACGCACGTCGGATTGAGCTTCGGTGACTACCACGGGGCGCTGACGGTCAAAGCGATCGTCAACGACGCGCTGATGGCGTTCTTCTTCTTCATCGTAGGGCTGGAAGTCAAGGCCCAGTTCACCATCGGGGAACTGACCGAACGCTCCCGTGCACTGGTGCCGGTGGTGGCCGCTGTCGCCGGGCTGACTCTGCCCGCGGTGATCTTCCTGCTGTTCAACCCATCCGGCGATGACACCACCGCGTGGGGCGTGGTCATCTCGACCGACACCGCGTTCCTGATCGGTGCGCTGGCGATCATCGCCCCTCAATACCCCGCGCGGCTGCGGACGTTCCTGTTGACGTTGGCTGTGGTCGATGATGTCGGTGCGCTGGCCGCCATCGCCCTGTTCTACTCCGATCACATCCGGATCGTCCCGCTGCTGATCGCCGTCGTGCTGGTGGCCGCCCTGATCGGCGTGCGCTACCTGCCCGATGCCATGCGCGGTGTGATGTATTGCATTCTGGCCGTTGCCCTCTGGTTAGCTCTGTTCAACGGTGGTGTGCACCCGACGCTGGCCGGTGTGATCGTGGCACTGGTGATCCCGGTGTTCACCCCCGAGCGTCAGCGGGTGGAGGCGGCAGTCGACGTGATCCGGGCGTTCCGCCAGTCGCCGAACTCGGAGTATGCCCGGGCGGCCACCCGCAGCCTGCGTGACTCGATCTCGATCAACGAGCGACTGGTGACGGGGTTCGGGCCGTATGTGTCCTTCGGGGTGCTGCCGCTGTTCGCGTTGGCCAATGCCGGTGTGCCGCTGGACTCCGATACCGTGCTGGCGGCGATGCGGTCACCGCTGACCTGGGGTGTGGTGGCCGGTCTGCTGATCGGCAAGCTGATCGGCATCACCGGCGCGACCTGGCTCGTGCAGCGCACCGGGCTGGGCCGGCTGTCCCCGGGGCTGACGCTGCGGCGGATCGCCGGCGGCGCGGCGCTGTCCGGTATCGGATTCACCATCGCGCTGTTCATCATCGATATCGCGATCGACGACCCGCACGCTGCCGATATGGCCCGCGTCGGTGTCCTGGCGGCGTCGGTCATCGCATTCACGTTGGGGTGGGCGGTCTTCTGGCTTACCGACCGGTTCAGCCCGCCGTTGGCGGTCGGATACAAGCTGGTCCGCGATATCGATCCGAGCCGCGATCACATCCGTGGGCCGGTCGATGCGCCGCTGACGCTGGTCGAGTACGGCGACTACGAATGCCCGTTCTGCAGCCGCGCCACCGGCGGGATCGACGAAGTCCGCGCCCACTTCGGCGACCAACTGCGCTACATATGGCGGCATCTTCCCCTGGAACGGGTGCACCCGCGGGCCACGGATGCCGCGCGAGCCAGTGAAGCTGCTGCCCTGCAAGGCAAGTTCTTCGAGATGGGGACGATGATGTTCGAGTTCCAGGACTACCTGGAATGGCAGCACATCTACCGCTATGCCGACCAAGTCGGCTGTGACATCACCCGATTCGACGAGGACCTGCACTCACCGCGGGTGCTGCACCGGGTCGATGACGATGTGCAGGACGCTGAGCTGATGGACCTCAACGCCACACCGACGTTCTTCGTCAACGGTATCCGTCATCGCGGGCCGTGGGATTCGGCCAGCCTGATCCGGGCGCTTGAGGCCAACCGGCCGGGGGCAACCCCCTAG
- a CDS encoding SDR family NAD(P)-dependent oxidoreductase, with the protein MLADVTQWSPSRLGNLAGKRIIVTGATNGVGLGTTRALARAGAHVIMAVRNTTLGAQRAAEIDGSTEVIKVDLADLASVRAFADALDGDVDILINNAGVLNDQRHETIDGFEATLGTNMLGPFALTNLVFHRVRSQIINVASDGHRMATLRLDDMHLRRTKWTALNAYGHSKLAMMLWGLELDRRLRAADSDVVTHLIHPGWVASNLAQTSDSPLMSAAYKVVDGFAQRLANDVDQGAVPTLYSISEPIPPGSYVGPNGRFGLRGVPALIGRSPGACDYDAAARVVQFAEQETGTTLPV; encoded by the coding sequence ATGCTCGCCGACGTGACGCAGTGGTCGCCGAGCAGGCTCGGCAATCTGGCCGGTAAACGGATCATCGTGACGGGTGCGACCAATGGCGTGGGCCTCGGCACCACGCGGGCGCTGGCCCGGGCCGGCGCGCACGTCATCATGGCGGTCCGCAACACCACGCTGGGCGCGCAGCGCGCCGCCGAGATCGACGGCTCCACCGAGGTGATCAAAGTCGATCTCGCCGACCTGGCCTCAGTGCGGGCCTTCGCGGACGCACTCGACGGCGACGTGGACATCCTGATCAACAACGCCGGTGTGCTGAACGATCAGCGTCACGAAACCATCGACGGTTTCGAAGCGACGCTGGGCACCAACATGCTCGGACCGTTCGCGCTGACGAATCTGGTGTTTCACCGGGTGCGCTCGCAGATCATCAACGTCGCTTCCGACGGCCACCGGATGGCGACGCTGCGGCTCGACGATATGCACCTGCGCCGAACGAAATGGACCGCGCTCAATGCCTACGGGCATTCGAAACTCGCGATGATGTTGTGGGGCCTCGAGCTCGACCGGCGCCTGCGCGCGGCCGACTCCGACGTTGTCACCCACCTGATCCATCCCGGCTGGGTCGCCTCCAACCTGGCGCAGACCTCCGATTCGCCGTTGATGTCAGCGGCGTACAAGGTGGTCGACGGATTCGCCCAGCGGCTGGCCAATGACGTCGACCAGGGTGCGGTGCCCACGCTGTACAGCATCAGTGAGCCGATACCGCCGGGCAGCTACGTCGGGCCCAACGGCCGGTTTGGTCTGCGTGGCGTCCCGGCACTGATCGGCCGTTCACCGGGCGCATGCGATTACGACGCCGCCGCCAGGGTCGTACAGTTCGCCGAACAGGAAACCGGCACAACGCTTCCCGTCTAG
- a CDS encoding nuclear transport factor 2 family protein, with the protein MSDSAQAITNLIYAYAELLDAGDLDGVAALFTHGRICGVENGPPETLFAGPQRVRQMYEMATRLYEDGTPKTKHNTSNVQLYVDDDAGTARGKAYYTVTQATPDLPLQIIVTGHYHDTFHRIDGQWWFDSRTMFVDQVGDVSQHLKF; encoded by the coding sequence ATGAGTGACAGTGCGCAGGCGATCACGAACCTCATCTACGCCTATGCCGAACTGCTGGATGCCGGCGACCTTGACGGGGTTGCCGCGTTGTTCACGCATGGCCGGATCTGCGGTGTGGAGAACGGCCCACCCGAGACGCTGTTCGCCGGACCGCAGCGGGTGCGCCAGATGTACGAGATGGCGACCCGCCTCTACGAGGACGGCACACCGAAGACCAAGCACAACACCAGCAATGTGCAGCTCTACGTCGACGACGACGCGGGCACTGCGCGCGGCAAGGCCTACTACACCGTCACCCAGGCGACGCCCGACCTTCCGTTGCAGATCATCGTCACCGGCCACTATCACGACACCTTCCACCGGATCGACGGCCAGTGGTGGTTCGACTCCCGCACCATGTTCGTCGACCAAGTCGGCGACGTGAGCCAGCATCTGAAGTTCTGA
- a CDS encoding sulfotransferase family protein: MATTGAFAMDAVLASAIGKEGLTDWGPGDFQEPLAVLLDDYPGAGLNVIGEHILRSGLVHSLRMRLRAEEWIRRHPEILDEEVEAPIVVVGMMRSGTTLLQRLLAADTRLHCARGWEVVEAAPKLDYDFAGTDPRIAISEARENKSRELAPELFAIHPMYAREAEEEIVFLADAFLSHVPESGANLPHYRSWLNTQDFTPAYDYLHRMLRFLQWQKRQRGITAGRWVLKSPAHLGYLDELRHQFPDVHVVHMHRDPRTTVSSGASLNATLHAMHADEVDLNRVGAQWLERMGWTNDRAMAVRESWSDESARVTDIHFDEAVGDSIGQVSRVYDAVGLPLTDTVVTAMTDWLAKRPHEVARPSYDLSSYGLSDAQVNERFSLYNKRFRKDKQ; this comes from the coding sequence ATGGCGACGACGGGCGCTTTCGCTATGGACGCGGTGCTGGCGTCCGCGATCGGCAAGGAAGGTCTCACCGACTGGGGCCCGGGGGATTTCCAGGAGCCCCTGGCAGTGTTGCTCGATGATTATCCCGGTGCCGGGCTCAATGTGATCGGCGAGCACATCCTGCGGTCGGGTCTAGTACACAGCCTGCGGATGCGGCTTCGCGCCGAGGAATGGATCCGTCGTCATCCCGAGATCCTCGACGAAGAAGTCGAGGCGCCGATCGTGGTGGTGGGAATGATGCGCAGCGGAACGACCCTGCTGCAGCGTCTGCTCGCCGCAGACACGCGGCTGCACTGCGCGCGGGGCTGGGAGGTGGTGGAGGCCGCTCCGAAGCTGGACTACGACTTCGCCGGCACCGACCCGCGGATCGCGATCAGTGAAGCACGAGAGAACAAGTCACGGGAGCTGGCACCGGAACTGTTCGCCATCCATCCGATGTATGCGCGGGAGGCGGAGGAGGAGATCGTCTTCCTGGCTGACGCGTTCCTGTCCCATGTGCCGGAGTCCGGCGCCAACCTACCCCACTACCGATCATGGTTGAACACACAGGATTTCACGCCCGCATACGACTATCTGCACCGGATGTTGAGGTTCCTGCAGTGGCAGAAGCGTCAGCGCGGGATCACCGCAGGGCGTTGGGTGCTGAAATCCCCGGCCCACCTGGGGTACCTCGACGAACTGCGCCATCAGTTCCCCGATGTGCATGTCGTGCACATGCATCGGGACCCGCGCACCACCGTCTCCTCAGGGGCGAGCCTCAATGCGACCCTGCATGCCATGCATGCCGACGAGGTCGACCTCAACCGCGTTGGTGCACAGTGGCTGGAGCGGATGGGCTGGACCAACGACCGGGCGATGGCCGTGCGCGAGAGCTGGTCTGACGAATCGGCGCGGGTCACCGACATCCACTTCGACGAAGCTGTCGGCGACTCGATCGGCCAGGTGAGCCGGGTGTACGACGCGGTCGGTCTGCCGCTGACGGACACGGTGGTCACCGCGATGACCGACTGGCTGGCCAAGCGGCCGCACGAGGTCGCGCGGCCGTCGTACGACCTGTCTTCCTACGGCCTCAGTGACGCTCAAGTGAACGAGCGATTCTCCTTGTATAACAAACGCTTCCGAAAGGACAAGCAATGA
- a CDS encoding oxidoreductase, translating into MGCWLVTGCSTGIGREIARAALEAGNNVVVTARRIESVQDLADEFGDRALAIALDVTDKDLIADAVAAADATFGGVDVLVNNAGNGYLSAVEEGEDAKVRLLFDTNYFGVVDTIKAVLPSMRERGAGHIINISSMTGLVSNPPNAYYSSTKFALEALTEALAQEVMPLGIKVTAIEPGAFRTDWAKRSMWESSTPIGDYDDSVGTRKSLIKDFADHLPGDPRKVAEAVVMVAGLDEPPLRLLLGRDVLKAVREKIAALSASIDEWEAVTKDVNFPS; encoded by the coding sequence ATGGGTTGCTGGCTGGTGACCGGATGCTCAACCGGTATCGGACGTGAGATCGCCAGGGCCGCCTTGGAAGCCGGAAACAATGTGGTGGTGACGGCTCGGCGGATCGAGTCGGTACAGGATCTGGCCGACGAGTTCGGCGACCGTGCGCTGGCCATTGCGCTCGACGTCACCGACAAGGATCTGATCGCCGACGCGGTGGCCGCGGCCGATGCCACGTTCGGCGGGGTGGACGTACTGGTGAACAATGCCGGCAACGGTTACCTGTCGGCGGTCGAGGAAGGCGAGGACGCGAAGGTCCGACTCTTGTTCGACACCAATTACTTCGGTGTTGTCGACACCATCAAGGCGGTGCTGCCATCAATGCGGGAGCGCGGGGCCGGGCACATCATCAACATCTCGTCGATGACGGGACTGGTGTCCAACCCGCCCAACGCGTACTACTCGTCGACGAAGTTCGCGCTCGAAGCGCTCACCGAGGCGCTGGCCCAGGAGGTCATGCCACTCGGGATCAAAGTGACGGCCATCGAGCCCGGCGCATTCCGGACCGATTGGGCCAAGCGGTCGATGTGGGAATCATCTACGCCGATCGGTGATTACGACGACAGTGTCGGCACACGAAAGTCGCTGATCAAGGATTTCGCCGACCACCTGCCCGGAGATCCACGCAAAGTCGCCGAGGCGGTGGTGATGGTCGCCGGCCTCGACGAGCCGCCGCTGCGGCTGCTGCTCGGCCGTGACGTCCTCAAGGCGGTGCGCGAGAAGATCGCCGCACTGTCGGCGTCGATCGACGAGTGGGAAGCCGTCACCAAGGACGTCAATTTTCCCAGCTAG
- a CDS encoding VTT domain-containing protein, producing MPSFLDPLHLIEQFGTWALVGILVVVFIESGVLFPVLPGDTLLFVAGMLAAGTAARGADVNANFQLWQLLVFIPIAAILGGQVGYIVGRFLGTAMFKPNARLLKQRYLDEAHLFFEQRGPFAIVLARFIPIVRTLAPITAGAAKMTYGVFTLYNVIGAILWGVGLTLLGYGLGQFEIIQKLLEPIFILIAVASIAPMIWEWYKRRKAARAATHPVTES from the coding sequence ATGCCGTCGTTTCTCGACCCGCTGCATCTGATCGAGCAGTTCGGCACCTGGGCGCTGGTCGGCATTCTGGTCGTCGTCTTCATCGAATCCGGTGTGCTGTTTCCCGTGCTGCCCGGTGACACGCTGCTCTTCGTGGCGGGCATGCTCGCCGCCGGCACGGCCGCACGCGGCGCTGACGTCAATGCGAACTTCCAGCTCTGGCAACTGCTGGTGTTCATCCCGATCGCCGCGATCCTCGGCGGGCAGGTCGGCTATATCGTCGGCCGGTTCCTGGGGACGGCGATGTTCAAACCGAATGCGCGGCTCCTCAAGCAGCGCTACCTGGATGAGGCGCACCTCTTCTTCGAGCAACGCGGACCCTTCGCGATCGTGCTCGCCCGGTTCATCCCGATCGTGCGGACGCTGGCTCCCATCACCGCGGGTGCGGCGAAAATGACGTACGGGGTCTTCACGCTCTACAACGTCATCGGCGCGATCCTGTGGGGCGTCGGGCTGACATTGCTCGGCTATGGGCTGGGCCAGTTCGAGATCATTCAGAAGCTGCTCGAACCGATCTTCATCCTCATCGCGGTTGCGTCGATCGCCCCGATGATCTGGGAGTGGTACAAGCGCCGCAAGGCCGCCCGCGCCGCGACCCACCCCGTCACCGAGTCGTAG
- the fbaA gene encoding class II fructose-bisphosphate aldolase: protein MPIATPEVYAEMLGRAKEHSFAFPAINCVGSESVNAAIKGFADAGSDGIIQFSTGGAEFASGLGVKEMVTGAVALAEFAHVVAAKYPITVALHTDHCPKDKLDTYVRPLLAISAERVAKGANPLFQSHMWDGSAVPIDENLSIAQELLKQAADAKIILEIEIGVVGGEEDGVEAEINEKLYTSPEDFEKTIEALGIGEHGKYLLAATFGNVHGVYKPGNVVLKPEVLAEGQRVAVAKLGLAEGAKPFDFVFHGGSGSLKSEIEDSLKYGVVKMNVDTDTQYAFTRPLAAHMFTNYDGVLKIDGEVGNKKVYDPRSYLKKAEASMSERVVEACNDLHSAGRSVSTG, encoded by the coding sequence ATGCCCATCGCAACGCCCGAGGTCTACGCGGAGATGCTGGGCCGCGCCAAGGAGCACTCGTTCGCATTCCCGGCGATCAACTGCGTCGGCTCGGAGAGCGTCAACGCAGCGATCAAAGGATTCGCCGACGCCGGCAGTGACGGCATCATCCAATTCTCAACCGGCGGAGCCGAATTCGCTTCTGGCCTCGGGGTGAAGGAGATGGTCACCGGCGCGGTGGCGCTGGCCGAGTTCGCCCATGTGGTCGCCGCTAAGTACCCGATCACCGTCGCGCTGCACACCGATCACTGCCCCAAGGACAAGCTCGACACCTACGTGCGTCCGCTGCTGGCCATCTCGGCCGAACGGGTGGCCAAGGGCGCCAACCCGCTGTTCCAGTCTCATATGTGGGACGGCTCGGCGGTCCCGATCGACGAGAACCTGTCGATCGCCCAGGAACTGCTCAAGCAGGCCGCGGACGCCAAGATCATCCTCGAAATCGAGATCGGCGTGGTCGGCGGCGAAGAGGACGGCGTCGAGGCGGAGATCAACGAGAAGCTTTACACCAGCCCGGAAGACTTCGAGAAGACCATCGAGGCCCTCGGAATCGGCGAGCACGGCAAGTATCTGCTGGCTGCGACGTTCGGCAATGTGCACGGCGTCTACAAGCCGGGCAACGTCGTGCTCAAGCCCGAGGTGCTGGCCGAGGGCCAGCGGGTCGCCGTCGCCAAGCTGGGTCTGGCCGAGGGGGCCAAGCCGTTCGATTTCGTCTTCCACGGAGGCTCGGGCTCGTTGAAGTCGGAGATCGAGGACTCGTTGAAGTACGGCGTGGTGAAGATGAACGTCGACACCGACACCCAGTACGCCTTCACCCGCCCGCTGGCCGCACACATGTTCACCAACTACGACGGTGTGCTGAAGATCGACGGCGAGGTCGGCAACAAGAAGGTCTATGACCCGCGCAGCTACCTGAAGAAGGCCGAGGCCTCGATGTCCGAGCGCGTGGTCGAGGCCTGCAACGACCTGCACAGCGCGGGCCGTTCAGTCTCCACTGGCTAG
- a CDS encoding Rv0361 family membrane protein, with protein MSNPSGPDHDDATNAIVGSDDEQPTQETDAATEAIGATDVPSERRYTAPGFDAGSTQIIDRTPDPETEIFSTPTEVFAVSGPPRTGPQAIPARPVTTRRRSWALVLAVIAVIAALAAVAVLATFLLTRDDSAKESQEDRVRSAIAHFDTAVQNGDLAALRGITCGQTRDSYVRYDDAAWSDTHARVAAAGQYPVVASIDEVVVNGDHAEANVTSYMAFDPTTRSTRSFDLQFRDNQWKICQSS; from the coding sequence ATGTCGAACCCATCCGGGCCCGACCACGACGACGCGACCAACGCGATCGTCGGAAGCGACGACGAGCAGCCAACCCAAGAGACCGACGCAGCTACCGAGGCGATCGGGGCCACCGACGTACCATCCGAACGCCGTTACACCGCACCCGGATTCGATGCGGGGTCGACGCAGATCATCGACCGCACCCCGGACCCCGAGACCGAGATCTTCTCCACCCCCACCGAGGTCTTCGCCGTATCCGGTCCGCCGCGAACCGGTCCGCAGGCCATCCCGGCGCGTCCGGTGACGACGCGGCGGCGCAGCTGGGCGCTGGTGCTCGCGGTGATCGCCGTCATCGCGGCGCTGGCCGCGGTGGCCGTGCTGGCGACCTTCCTGCTGACCCGCGACGATTCCGCTAAAGAATCCCAGGAAGACCGGGTCCGCTCGGCCATTGCGCACTTCGATACGGCCGTGCAAAACGGTGACCTGGCCGCACTGCGCGGCATCACCTGTGGCCAAACCAGGGACAGTTACGTCAGATACGACGATGCCGCCTGGTCGGACACCCATGCGCGGGTGGCCGCGGCGGGGCAGTACCCCGTGGTGGCCAGCATCGACGAGGTCGTCGTCAATGGCGACCACGCCGAAGCCAACGTGACCTCGTACATGGCGTTCGATCCGACCACCCGGTCCACCCGGTCTTTCGACCTGCAGTTCCGCGACAACCAGTGGAAGATCTGCCAGTCGTCCTGA
- a CDS encoding DUF3151 domain-containing protein: MTSFGDLLGPPPVLLPGDIEAEAELLAGENPAIVAAAHPSASVAWAVLAEEALADDKAITAYAYARTGYHRGLDQLRRNGWKGFGPVPYGHEPNRGFLRCVAALARAADTIGETEEFARCVDLLDDCDPAARGELGLA, from the coding sequence ATGACATCCTTTGGTGATCTTCTGGGCCCCCCGCCCGTGCTGCTGCCCGGTGATATTGAGGCCGAAGCCGAGCTCCTGGCTGGTGAGAATCCCGCGATCGTGGCTGCCGCTCACCCATCGGCATCGGTGGCGTGGGCTGTCCTGGCCGAGGAAGCGCTGGCTGACGACAAGGCGATCACCGCGTACGCCTACGCCCGGACCGGCTACCACCGCGGTCTGGACCAGCTGCGCCGCAACGGCTGGAAGGGTTTCGGCCCGGTGCCGTATGGCCACGAACCCAACCGCGGCTTCCTGCGGTGTGTGGCGGCCCTGGCACGCGCGGCCGACACGATCGGGGAGACCGAGGAGTTCGCCCGCTGCGTCGATCTGCTCGACGACTGCGATCCGGCCGCCCGGGGTGAGCTGGGCCTGGCCTAA